Proteins from a genomic interval of Youhaiella tibetensis:
- a CDS encoding winged helix-turn-helix transcriptional regulator encodes MKPLEHSHDCRPVGEILNQIGGKWTVLIITRLADGPMRFGELKRMIGGISQKMLTSTLRDLERDGFVSRTVTPSIPPRVDYELTELGMDLRGPLAAISEWALRNRERVIAAREKFAEENPDARPGRIGRVALIAAPRQP; translated from the coding sequence TTGAAACCGCTAGAGCATTCGCACGATTGCCGCCCGGTGGGCGAAATCCTCAACCAGATCGGCGGCAAGTGGACCGTGCTCATCATCACGCGGCTGGCGGACGGGCCGATGCGGTTCGGCGAGCTCAAGCGCATGATCGGGGGCATCAGCCAGAAGATGCTGACATCGACCCTGCGCGATCTCGAGCGCGACGGCTTCGTCAGCCGGACGGTGACGCCGAGCATTCCGCCGCGCGTGGATTACGAACTGACCGAACTGGGCATGGACCTGCGAGGACCGCTGGCGGCGATCTCGGAATGGGCGCTCCGGAACCGGGAGCGCGTCATCGCGGCGCGCGAGAAGTTTGCCGAGGAGAACCCGGACGCGCGGCCGGGCCGCATCGGGCGGGTGGCGCTGATCGCGGCGCCGCGCCAGCCCTAG
- a CDS encoding NADPH-dependent FMN reductase: MHKVAVLVGSLRAASINLSFARALEKLAAGKLEFVYPDLSALPIYNDDLWANPPAGALALKQTVEAADAVLFVTPEFNRTIPAALSNAIFWGSRPWGKNSWAGKPASVVGTSPGGIGSAVAQSHLRSVVTVLDTVLMGQPEVYFQTKPGLIDEDFNITDPETKAFLEGYIARFTGWVARHAGDRSASVAAE, from the coding sequence ATGCACAAAGTCGCAGTTCTCGTCGGCAGCCTACGCGCCGCCTCGATCAATCTCAGCTTCGCCAGGGCGCTGGAAAAGCTGGCCGCCGGCAAGCTCGAATTCGTCTACCCGGACCTTTCGGCGCTGCCGATCTACAATGACGACCTCTGGGCCAACCCGCCGGCCGGCGCCCTCGCCCTCAAGCAGACGGTTGAAGCGGCGGACGCCGTTCTATTCGTCACGCCAGAGTTCAACCGCACCATTCCCGCCGCGCTCTCTAACGCAATCTTCTGGGGCTCGCGCCCCTGGGGCAAGAACTCCTGGGCTGGCAAACCTGCCTCGGTGGTCGGCACCAGCCCCGGCGGCATCGGTTCGGCCGTCGCCCAATCGCACCTGCGCAGCGTCGTCACGGTTCTCGACACCGTGCTGATGGGCCAGCCCGAGGTCTATTTCCAGACCAAGCCCGGTCTCATCGACGAAGACTTCAACATCACCGATCCGGAAACCAAGGCATTCCTCGAAGGGTACATCGCGCGTTTCACCGGCTGGGTAGCCCGGCACGCCGGCGATCGTTCGGCAAGCGTGGCGGCGGAATAA
- a CDS encoding 2Fe-2S iron-sulfur cluster-binding protein yields the protein MKIHVTDQAGVEHELEGLEGWRVMEVIRDWGLNIKAECGGACSCATCHVYVAPEWFDKVGARSDDEEDLLDTVGDVKPTSRLSCQILMSDELDGLKVTLAASAAQ from the coding sequence ATGAAGATCCACGTTACCGACCAGGCCGGCGTCGAACACGAGCTCGAAGGGCTCGAGGGATGGCGCGTGATGGAAGTCATCCGGGACTGGGGCCTCAACATCAAGGCCGAGTGCGGCGGAGCCTGTTCGTGCGCGACCTGCCACGTCTACGTGGCGCCCGAATGGTTCGACAAGGTCGGCGCGCGCAGCGATGACGAGGAAGACCTGCTCGATACGGTCGGGGACGTCAAACCTACGTCGCGGCTTTCCTGCCAGATCCTGATGAGCGACGAGCTAGATGGGTTGAAAGTGACCCTGGCGGCGAGCGCCGCGCAGTAA
- a CDS encoding NAD(P)/FAD-dependent oxidoreductase translates to MSGNEIVTDVVVIGGGPVGLFSVFELGLLDLKCHVIDILDRPGGQCAELYPEKPIYDIPGFPVVTGQELTDNLLKQIAPFNAEFHYNRMVNSVEKQADGTFRLVTDADETFIAKVVVIAAGGGSFQPKRPPVEGIEAFEGKSVYYAVRKMDDFRDQDVVIVGGGDSALDWTLNLQPIARSLTLVHRRDAFKAAPASVNRMKELVMEGKINFLLGQVSKLDGENGQINHVHLTMDAGDLSIPATRLLPFFGLTMKLGPVADWGLDLNDNLIVVDTEKFETSVPGIFAIGDINHYPGKLKLILSGFHEAALMAQAAKKIVSPDERVIFQYTTSSTKLQKKLGVA, encoded by the coding sequence ATGAGCGGAAACGAAATCGTCACCGATGTTGTCGTGATTGGTGGTGGCCCGGTGGGGCTTTTCTCGGTGTTCGAACTCGGGTTGCTCGATCTCAAATGCCACGTCATCGACATCCTGGACCGCCCCGGCGGCCAGTGCGCCGAGCTTTATCCCGAGAAGCCGATCTACGACATTCCGGGCTTCCCGGTGGTGACCGGCCAGGAGCTGACGGATAACCTGCTCAAGCAGATTGCCCCGTTCAATGCCGAGTTCCACTACAACCGCATGGTCAACTCGGTCGAGAAGCAGGCCGACGGCACGTTCAGGCTGGTGACCGATGCCGATGAGACGTTCATCGCCAAGGTGGTGGTGATCGCCGCCGGCGGCGGCTCGTTCCAGCCCAAGCGCCCGCCGGTGGAAGGCATCGAAGCGTTCGAGGGCAAGTCGGTGTACTACGCCGTTCGCAAGATGGACGATTTCCGCGACCAGGACGTGGTGATCGTCGGCGGCGGGGATTCGGCGCTCGACTGGACGCTCAACCTCCAGCCCATCGCCCGTTCGCTGACGCTGGTGCATCGCCGCGACGCCTTCAAGGCGGCGCCTGCCTCGGTCAACCGCATGAAGGAGCTGGTGATGGAGGGCAAGATCAACTTCCTCCTCGGCCAGGTCTCCAAGCTTGATGGCGAGAACGGCCAGATCAACCATGTGCACCTGACCATGGACGCGGGCGACCTCTCCATTCCGGCGACGCGCCTGCTGCCCTTCTTCGGCCTTACCATGAAGCTCGGTCCGGTGGCCGACTGGGGGCTCGACCTCAACGACAACCTCATCGTGGTCGATACCGAAAAGTTCGAGACTTCGGTGCCGGGCATCTTCGCCATCGGCGACATCAACCACTATCCGGGCAAGCTCAAGCTCATCCTCTCGGGCTTCCACGAGGCGGCGCTGATGGCCCAGGCGGCCAAGAAGATCGTCTCGCCCGACGAGCGCGTCATCTTCCAGTACACGACCTCGTCGACCAAGCTGCAGAAGAAGCTGGGCGTGGCCTGA
- a CDS encoding phosphoadenylyl-sulfate reductase, whose product MALAEAFSERKPDKLRALGVVALNGMFDEMDAVGVLRQAASEILPGDLAIVSSFGADSAVLLHIVAQVDPSLPVYFLETGKHFPETLEYVETLKKHLGLRNVIALHPDAKDIARFDPNGTLWETDPDSCCHIRKTEPLDPAVAQYGGWVTGRKRFQTRERGVLPHFELTSDDRIKVNPLAYFTDADVNQYKREHGLPEHPLFAKGYKSIGCAPCTSVVAEGEDPRAGRWRGLNKKECGIHFDFNGEIARPMLGAEHNLFKDGAFIADPFRPWAEGDDAASVRYTHVPVKTFLEHREAFLANPHPLGLLVVPGDKVEDVAEDLGRFASVAVSFPAFTDGRGYSTTRLLVERYGFQGEIRAVGDVLTDQIPLMRRCGINAFVVTHQPTRQALVDGALAEVAIFYQPVGKTEVPVGTRPYLRRAR is encoded by the coding sequence ATGGCGCTGGCTGAAGCATTTTCCGAACGCAAGCCCGACAAGCTGCGCGCGCTGGGCGTCGTTGCGCTCAACGGCATGTTCGACGAGATGGACGCGGTGGGCGTGCTGCGTCAGGCGGCGAGCGAAATCCTGCCCGGCGATCTCGCCATCGTCTCCTCGTTCGGCGCGGATTCGGCGGTGCTGCTCCATATCGTGGCGCAGGTCGATCCGAGCCTGCCGGTCTATTTCCTGGAAACGGGCAAGCATTTCCCCGAGACGCTCGAATATGTCGAGACGCTCAAGAAGCACCTGGGGCTGCGCAACGTCATCGCGCTCCATCCCGATGCCAAGGATATCGCCCGGTTCGATCCCAACGGCACGCTCTGGGAGACCGATCCGGATTCGTGCTGCCACATCCGCAAGACCGAGCCGCTCGATCCGGCGGTGGCGCAGTATGGTGGCTGGGTCACCGGCCGCAAGCGGTTCCAGACCAGGGAGCGCGGCGTGCTGCCGCATTTCGAGCTGACAAGCGATGACCGCATCAAGGTCAACCCGCTCGCCTACTTTACGGATGCCGACGTCAACCAGTACAAGCGCGAGCACGGACTGCCTGAACATCCCCTCTTTGCAAAGGGTTACAAGTCCATCGGCTGCGCGCCGTGCACCTCGGTGGTCGCCGAGGGCGAGGACCCGCGCGCGGGCCGCTGGCGGGGCCTGAACAAGAAGGAGTGCGGCATCCACTTCGACTTCAACGGGGAAATCGCGCGGCCGATGCTGGGTGCGGAACACAATCTCTTCAAGGACGGCGCCTTCATCGCCGACCCGTTCCGTCCCTGGGCGGAGGGGGACGACGCGGCCTCGGTGCGCTATACGCATGTGCCGGTCAAGACGTTCCTCGAGCATCGGGAGGCGTTCCTCGCCAACCCGCATCCGCTCGGGCTCCTGGTGGTGCCGGGCGACAAGGTCGAGGACGTTGCCGAGGACCTGGGGCGCTTCGCCTCGGTGGCGGTGAGCTTCCCGGCCTTTACCGATGGCCGGGGCTATTCGACCACGCGCCTGTTGGTCGAGCGCTACGGCTTCCAGGGCGAAATCCGGGCGGTCGGTGACGTTTTGACCGATCAGATTCCCTTGATGCGCCGTTGCGGCATCAACGCATTTGTCGTAACCCACCAACCGACGCGCCAGGCCCTGGTCGACGGGGCGTTAGCCGAAGTCGCCATTTTCTATCAACCGGTCGGCAAGACCGAGGTGCCCGTCGGCACGCGCCCCTACCTTCGCCGCGCGCGCTAG
- a CDS encoding nitrite/sulfite reductase codes for MYRYDEFDAAFVGGRVAQFSDQVRRRLSGELNEDQFRPLRLMNGLYLQLHAYMLRIAVPYGTMSSRQLRKLAHIARVYDRGYGHFTTRQNIQFNWPRLKDIPAILDELASVEMHAIQTSGNCIRNITTDQFAGAAADEIIDPRPVAEILRQWSSLHPEFTFLPRKFKIAMTGAPNDRAAIRFHDIGLQAVANASGEIGWEVWVGGGLGRTPMIGKLINSFVPHEHLLAYLESILRVYNRYGRRDNKYKARIKILVHEEGLETIKGQVEAEFAEVRGGVLTLPQAELDRINAYFAPPAFEALAAQKIDVARELILDPAYGRWLEHNLHSHRQPGYVSVTVSLKPIGGAPGDATAEQMEAVADLAERYSFDELRVTHEQNLVLPHVRISDLRAVYDALVAAQLADGNSGLITDMIACPGLDYCALANARSIPIAQAISQKFASEERQKEIGDLKIKISGCINACGHHHVGHIGILGVEKKGGELYQITLGGDATENASVGKILGPGFEADAVPDAIERLVDTYVSRRESPAETFIAAFRRLGDAPFKEALYGAG; via the coding sequence ATGTATCGATATGATGAATTCGACGCCGCGTTCGTGGGCGGCCGCGTAGCGCAGTTCTCCGACCAGGTGCGCCGGCGCCTCTCGGGCGAGCTCAACGAAGACCAGTTCCGCCCGCTCCGGCTGATGAACGGGCTCTACCTGCAGCTCCACGCCTACATGCTGCGCATCGCCGTGCCCTACGGCACCATGTCGTCGCGGCAGTTGCGCAAGCTTGCCCATATCGCGCGTGTCTACGATCGCGGCTACGGGCACTTCACCACGCGCCAGAACATCCAGTTCAACTGGCCCCGGCTCAAGGACATCCCGGCGATCCTGGATGAACTGGCTTCGGTCGAGATGCATGCCATCCAGACCTCGGGCAACTGTATTCGCAACATCACTACCGACCAGTTCGCGGGCGCTGCGGCCGACGAGATCATCGATCCGCGCCCGGTGGCCGAAATCCTGCGCCAGTGGTCGAGCCTGCACCCCGAGTTCACGTTCCTGCCGCGCAAATTCAAGATCGCGATGACGGGCGCGCCCAACGATCGCGCCGCCATCCGCTTCCACGATATCGGCCTGCAGGCCGTGGCCAACGCTTCGGGCGAGATCGGCTGGGAAGTCTGGGTGGGCGGCGGCCTGGGTCGTACCCCGATGATCGGCAAGCTCATCAACAGCTTCGTGCCGCACGAGCACCTGCTGGCCTATCTGGAAAGCATCCTGCGCGTCTACAACCGCTACGGACGCCGGGACAACAAGTACAAGGCGCGCATCAAGATCCTGGTGCACGAAGAGGGGCTGGAGACCATCAAGGGCCAGGTCGAGGCCGAGTTCGCCGAGGTGCGCGGTGGCGTTCTCACCCTGCCGCAGGCTGAACTCGACCGCATCAACGCCTATTTCGCCCCGCCTGCCTTCGAGGCGCTGGCCGCCCAGAAGATCGATGTGGCGCGCGAGCTGATCCTCGATCCGGCCTATGGCCGCTGGCTCGAGCACAACCTCCACTCGCACCGTCAGCCGGGCTATGTGAGCGTCACCGTTTCGCTCAAGCCCATCGGCGGCGCGCCGGGCGATGCCACCGCCGAGCAGATGGAAGCGGTGGCCGATCTTGCCGAGCGCTATTCGTTCGACGAGTTGCGCGTCACCCACGAGCAGAACCTGGTGCTCCCGCATGTCCGCATCTCGGACCTGCGCGCCGTCTACGACGCGCTGGTGGCGGCGCAGCTGGCGGACGGCAATTCGGGGCTCATCACCGATATGATCGCGTGCCCGGGCCTCGACTATTGCGCGCTGGCCAATGCCCGTTCCATCCCCATCGCGCAGGCGATCTCGCAGAAATTCGCATCCGAGGAGCGCCAGAAGGAGATCGGCGATCTCAAGATCAAGATTTCCGGGTGCATCAACGCCTGCGGCCACCACCATGTGGGCCATATCGGCATTCTCGGCGTCGAGAAGAAGGGTGGCGAGCTCTACCAGATCACGCTGGGTGGCGATGCCACCGAGAATGCCTCGGTCGGCAAGATCCTGGGGCCCGGTTTTGAGGCAGATGCCGTGCCCGATGCCATCGAGCGGCTGGTCGATACCTATGTTTCGCGGCGCGAAAGCCCGGCGGAAACCTTCATCGCGGCGTTCCGGCGCCTGGGCGATGCCCCGTTCAAGGAGGCTCTTTATGGCGCTGGCTGA
- a CDS encoding DUF2849 domain-containing protein yields MEILTGNELTSGATVYLNAQGQWVEDLQNARVFGANEAEARDAAIAATKKTLRIISLETEKVSLVDGVVTPERLRERIRATGPTAPVFDRQHLSEDGHVSI; encoded by the coding sequence ATGGAAATCCTAACCGGGAACGAGCTGACGTCCGGCGCGACGGTTTATCTCAATGCCCAGGGCCAGTGGGTCGAAGATCTTCAGAACGCTCGCGTTTTCGGCGCGAACGAGGCCGAGGCCCGCGATGCGGCGATTGCCGCCACCAAGAAGACGCTGCGCATCATCAGCCTCGAAACCGAAAAGGTCTCGCTCGTGGATGGCGTGGTCACCCCCGAGCGCCTGCGCGAACGCATCCGCGCCACGGGCCCGACGGCCCCGGTCTTTGACCGCCAGCATCTGAGTGAGGACGGTCATGTATCGATATGA
- the cysG gene encoding siroheme synthase CysG → MGALNTFPLSYKVQGQRIVIVGGGEEALNKARLAVKTTAQVVIIATQVEADFSGHDVTLVERAFRPSDLDGAALVFVADHGADAEAAIAAARTRNIPLNVVDVPAECDFYTPSIVERAPLTIAISSEGDAPVLARLIRARIEAMLSPRLGAIARLAGSLRERVAATLGKAEARRFYEELVTSPTIERAVEAGQGSSAAAALLDAHAQTAGKGVVWLIGAGPGSEDLLTLRAQRLLQEADVIVHDQLVPQVVVDMGRRDAERIPVGKAKGNHTFSQAQINTLIVRLAGQGKKVARLKSGDPMIFGRAGEEVAALRKAGLDYVIVPGVTAALAAAADTATPVTLRKVSSGFVMATAHGADDGDLHHWAALAASGMTVALYMGKSNAAEVARSFIKHAASVHLPVGIVANAGRAERSLYRGTLGELAAGAADFADGPAIIFVGEAVAHGDWADAASVAIEEYKVA, encoded by the coding sequence ATGGGTGCACTCAACACATTTCCGTTGAGCTACAAAGTTCAGGGTCAGCGCATCGTCATCGTCGGCGGTGGAGAAGAAGCCCTCAACAAAGCCCGGTTGGCAGTTAAGACTACCGCTCAGGTCGTGATTATCGCAACGCAGGTCGAGGCCGACTTCTCCGGTCACGACGTGACGCTGGTCGAACGGGCCTTCCGCCCCTCCGATCTCGATGGCGCCGCGCTGGTGTTCGTGGCCGATCACGGCGCCGATGCCGAGGCTGCCATCGCTGCCGCCCGGACCCGCAACATTCCACTCAACGTCGTCGACGTTCCGGCCGAGTGCGATTTCTACACGCCCTCGATCGTGGAGCGCGCGCCGCTCACCATCGCCATCTCCTCGGAAGGCGATGCGCCCGTGCTGGCGCGTCTCATCCGCGCCCGCATCGAGGCCATGCTGTCGCCGCGCCTGGGCGCCATCGCCCGGCTTGCCGGTTCGCTGCGCGAGCGCGTTGCCGCGACGCTCGGCAAGGCCGAGGCCCGGCGGTTTTACGAAGAGCTCGTCACCTCGCCGACCATCGAACGCGCCGTCGAGGCCGGGCAGGGCTCTTCGGCCGCCGCCGCGCTTCTCGATGCTCACGCGCAGACGGCGGGCAAGGGCGTCGTGTGGCTGATCGGAGCCGGGCCGGGCTCGGAGGATCTTCTCACCCTGCGCGCCCAGCGTCTGCTGCAGGAGGCCGACGTCATCGTTCACGACCAGCTTGTGCCGCAGGTGGTGGTCGACATGGGCCGTCGCGATGCCGAGCGCATCCCGGTGGGCAAGGCCAAGGGCAATCACACGTTCAGCCAGGCGCAGATCAATACGCTCATCGTCCGCCTGGCCGGGCAGGGCAAGAAGGTGGCGCGCCTCAAGTCGGGCGATCCGATGATCTTCGGCCGGGCCGGCGAGGAAGTCGCGGCGCTGCGCAAGGCTGGCCTCGACTACGTCATCGTGCCCGGCGTCACCGCCGCGCTTGCCGCTGCCGCCGACACGGCGACGCCGGTGACGTTGCGCAAGGTTTCGAGCGGGTTCGTGATGGCGACGGCGCACGGCGCTGACGATGGCGATCTGCATCACTGGGCGGCGCTCGCCGCCTCCGGGATGACCGTGGCGCTCTACATGGGCAAGAGCAATGCCGCCGAGGTGGCGCGCTCGTTCATAAAGCATGCGGCGTCCGTTCATCTGCCGGTCGGAATTGTGGCCAATGCCGGCCGGGCGGAGCGGTCGCTCTATCGCGGAACGCTGGGGGAACTGGCGGCGGGAGCCGCCGATTTCGCCGACGGACCGGCAATCATTTTCGTGGGCGAGGCGGTGGCGCATGGCGATTGGGCCGATGCCGCATCCGTCGCGATCGAGGAATACAAGGTAGCCTGA
- a CDS encoding carbohydrate ABC transporter permease — protein sequence MTDQSLKSEAWAFPALRPPRLGPGTFLTLATIVFAAMWFYPVWATFYRSLSSGNFLADYYRVITTTQLPVWYLNSVVTSAGVTLGVLVTGATCGYALSQLSFPGRKVLWWIVLASFAVPVQALIISHFFLMFRMGFINSWMGVILPQLIAPLAVIVYKQHFDSLPKELREAGIMDSASEFRMLTRLYLPLSGGITAGLGIITFIGAWNAFLWPFLAVTRDEKMNVAVAIDQVPGAGNSTVVMAALPAIVVFLVFQKRIIAAITTQGSVKG from the coding sequence ATGACCGACCAGTCGTTGAAATCGGAGGCGTGGGCCTTTCCGGCGCTGCGTCCGCCGCGCCTGGGGCCGGGCACGTTTCTCACTCTTGCGACCATCGTCTTTGCGGCGATGTGGTTCTACCCGGTGTGGGCCACGTTCTACCGCTCGCTCTCGAGCGGCAACTTTCTCGCCGACTACTATCGCGTCATCACCACCACGCAGTTGCCGGTCTGGTATCTCAATTCGGTCGTCACCTCGGCGGGCGTTACGCTGGGCGTGCTCGTGACCGGCGCCACCTGCGGCTATGCGCTGTCGCAGCTGAGCTTTCCCGGCCGTAAAGTGCTCTGGTGGATCGTGCTGGCGAGCTTTGCGGTGCCGGTGCAGGCGCTCATCATCTCGCATTTCTTCCTGATGTTCCGCATGGGGTTCATCAACAGCTGGATGGGCGTGATCCTGCCCCAGCTGATCGCGCCCCTGGCGGTCATCGTCTACAAGCAACATTTCGACAGCCTTCCCAAGGAATTGCGCGAGGCGGGCATCATGGACAGCGCCTCCGAATTCCGCATGCTGACCAGGCTCTACCTGCCGCTTTCGGGCGGCATCACCGCCGGCCTGGGCATCATCACCTTCATCGGCGCCTGGAATGCCTTCCTCTGGCCGTTCCTGGCGGTGACCAGGGACGAAAAGATGAACGTCGCCGTCGCCATCGACCAGGTGCCGGGCGCCGGCAACTCCACCGTCGTCATGGCCGCCCTGCCGGCCATCGTGGTGTTCCTCGTCTTCCAGAAACGCATCATCGCGGCCATCACCACGCAGGGCAGCGTCAAGGGCTAG
- a CDS encoding 2Fe-2S iron-sulfur cluster-binding protein yields MTKITYVEPDGSRIEVEAENGSTVMENAIMNGVPGIVAECGGACTCATCHVYVDDAWTETVGGPSVMEEDMLDFAFDVRENSRLSCQIKVRDELDGLVVNVPTRQG; encoded by the coding sequence ATGACTAAGATCACCTATGTCGAGCCCGACGGATCGCGCATCGAGGTCGAGGCCGAAAATGGCTCGACCGTCATGGAAAACGCCATCATGAACGGCGTGCCGGGGATCGTCGCCGAATGCGGCGGCGCCTGCACCTGCGCCACCTGCCACGTCTATGTCGATGATGCCTGGACCGAAACGGTCGGCGGCCCCTCGGTCATGGAAGAGGACATGCTCGATTTCGCCTTCGACGTGCGCGAGAACAGCCGCCTGTCCTGCCAGATCAAGGTGCGCGACGAGCTGGACGGGCTGGTCGTGAACGTGCCCACCCGCCAGGGCTGA
- a CDS encoding GGDEF domain-containing protein, with protein MYIAFIQPILLFIFAAAIGGLWAWRKQNGQIACMAAGFALFGLGLAIQISQIPAASVDNAVASAIAYSAGAVAFSLGVLERVHRRRAGAVLVGMGIAIVVGIWYFAAIDYHLVARVYILNFGLGAIMLVATWFARSLARGSRTDKLLFWLVLVLALHFFPRTVLTAGSIGSSDPADFSQTAFWNATTFAFAVLGLITGIGVIVTTMGDALSEAQKERDTDPLTGLANRRGLESEMQALMADHASRPISLIVCDLDNFKSVNDRYGHAAGDEVLSAFAHTLRANTRQGDLVARQGGEEFVAILPRLDAEKALAFAERLRLAVAATGFDEIATGLSVTASLGVVQLRDREDLDGALKRADELLYAAKHNGRNRTYAEGIGPVGRNRKRKA; from the coding sequence ATGTATATCGCCTTCATCCAGCCGATCCTTCTGTTCATTTTCGCGGCCGCCATCGGGGGCCTGTGGGCCTGGCGCAAGCAGAACGGGCAGATCGCCTGCATGGCCGCCGGCTTCGCGCTTTTCGGGCTCGGGCTCGCCATACAGATCAGCCAGATCCCCGCCGCCTCGGTGGATAATGCCGTCGCTTCGGCCATCGCCTACAGCGCCGGCGCCGTGGCCTTTTCGCTCGGCGTGCTCGAGCGCGTGCACCGGCGCCGCGCCGGCGCGGTGCTGGTCGGCATGGGCATCGCGATCGTGGTGGGTATCTGGTATTTCGCCGCGATCGACTACCACCTGGTCGCCCGCGTCTACATCCTCAATTTCGGGTTGGGCGCCATCATGCTCGTGGCGACCTGGTTCGCCCGCTCGCTGGCGCGCGGCAGCCGCACCGACAAACTGCTGTTCTGGCTGGTGCTGGTGCTGGCGCTGCACTTCTTCCCGCGCACGGTGCTGACCGCGGGCAGCATCGGCAGTTCCGATCCCGCCGACTTCAGCCAGACTGCATTCTGGAACGCCACCACCTTCGCCTTCGCGGTCCTCGGGCTCATCACCGGCATCGGCGTCATCGTCACCACCATGGGCGACGCCCTGTCGGAAGCCCAAAAGGAGCGCGATACCGATCCTCTCACCGGCCTTGCCAACCGCCGTGGCCTCGAAAGCGAGATGCAGGCGCTGATGGCCGATCACGCCTCGCGCCCGATCTCGCTGATCGTTTGCGACCTGGACAATTTCAAGTCGGTCAACGACCGCTATGGGCATGCCGCGGGCGATGAGGTGCTGAGCGCTTTCGCCCACACGCTGCGCGCCAACACACGCCAGGGCGACCTGGTGGCCCGCCAGGGTGGGGAGGAATTCGTGGCCATCCTGCCCCGGCTCGATGCCGAAAAGGCGCTGGCCTTTGCCGAGCGGCTACGCCTTGCTGTGGCGGCGACCGGCTTTGACGAGATCGCAACCGGGCTGTCGGTGACCGCCAGCCTTGGGGTCGTGCAATTGCGCGATCGAGAAGACCTGGACGGCGCGCTCAAGCGTGCCGATGAACTGCTCTATGCCGCCAAGCACAATGGTCGCAACCGCACCTACGCGGAGGGCATCGGCCCGGTCGGCCGGAACCGCAAGCGCAAGGCCTAG
- a CDS encoding Hpt domain-containing protein: protein MARSLEALFPAAYEAAARRRPIDLVHLAKQTLGDWALECEVMRMFDEVARTYFGRLEASTNSQELLVNLHALKGAASGVGAWGIVDMCKLAEHEVRQGDINPERIDDIAMTVEETRVFIAELLEDEPI from the coding sequence ATGGCACGCTCCCTGGAAGCCCTGTTCCCCGCGGCATACGAAGCCGCGGCGCGACGCAGGCCGATCGATCTGGTGCATCTCGCCAAGCAGACGCTGGGCGACTGGGCGCTCGAATGCGAAGTGATGCGCATGTTCGATGAAGTGGCCCGCACCTATTTCGGGCGGCTTGAGGCTTCGACGAACAGCCAGGAGCTCCTGGTCAACCTGCATGCCCTCAAGGGCGCCGCCTCGGGCGTAGGCGCCTGGGGGATCGTGGACATGTGCAAGCTTGCCGAACACGAAGTGCGCCAGGGCGATATCAATCCCGAGCGGATCGACGATATCGCCATGACTGTCGAAGAGACGCGGGTCTTCATCGCCGAACTGCTCGAGGACGAGCCGATCTGA
- a CDS encoding HIT family protein, which translates to MTERMDFDLDAYTRRTREGACFICQFLAGHPDYFHHTIARDDEAVIFLSKYPTLPGYALVSPVAHQEDLAGELTRAQYLALQDRVHRLSQALKQVFDAERIYVLSLGSQQGNRHLHWHVVPLPRGVPYEHQQYHALMAENGVLDIPADEMAQMAARIAQAYRAIS; encoded by the coding sequence ATGACCGAGCGCATGGATTTCGACCTTGACGCCTATACGCGGCGCACGCGCGAGGGCGCCTGTTTCATCTGCCAGTTCCTGGCCGGTCATCCCGATTACTTCCACCACACCATCGCGCGCGACGACGAGGCGGTTATCTTCCTCAGCAAATATCCGACCCTGCCCGGCTACGCCCTCGTCTCGCCGGTCGCGCACCAGGAGGACCTGGCGGGCGAGCTGACGCGCGCCCAGTACCTCGCGCTCCAGGACCGCGTCCATCGTCTCTCCCAGGCCCTCAAGCAGGTTTTCGACGCCGAGCGCATCTACGTGCTCTCGCTCGGCAGCCAGCAGGGCAACCGGCACCTTCACTGGCACGTCGTGCCGCTGCCCCGGGGCGTTCCCTATGAGCACCAGCAATACCACGCCCTGATGGCCGAGAACGGCGTGCTCGATATCCCGGCGGACGAGATGGCGCAGATGGCCGCCCGTATCGCCCAGGCCTACCGGGCCATCTCGTGA